GGCATTGGAGGAACATTGGGAGGGCACTGTGAGGAGGGGGCTACAGGGCACTGGGTGAGCTGAGGGGAGCACcgagggcactgggaggggcACCGGGAGGGCTTACAGGGCACTGGGGGAGCCAAGGGGGATATAGGGGGCACTGGAAGTGGTTGCAGGGTACTAAGGGGCCCTGGGAACCACCCATGGCCCTGAcactgtccttgtccccagatGGGCTCTGGTGAAGCCGCTTCTGCAACCAGCTGCGCCCCTTCATCTGCCAATActgagctcctggcactgccatggcAGCCTAGTTCCTTTCCCAGTAAAGCAGAGGTGTCCTGAGCCGTGTCTGTGTGCACCAGGGGCCTGGGGACGGGGCTGGGGGCTCAAGGGGGCAGCACAGCGAGCGGAGGGGGCAGCAATGTTTATTATCCCCACCCCACTGGCACAGCACCCCTAGGCTGGTACAAAAATGGTATTCTGGGTGTGGGGCTCAGTGTGGGGTCTCAGCGTTGATCTCAGTGCTGGggggggctgccaggggggtgccagccatgcccagctccTTGGCTCGCCGCTGGCACTCGCGGGCCACCACCAGGGGGCTGACAAAGGCCACCAGCACCACGGTGATGAGCCCCAAGTTCATCTGTGGAGGGGAAGAGTGTCAGGGCAGGGGTCTGGGGGGGGGCATCTACCCATCCCCAGTGTTAGGCCAGGACTCTTGGGGCAGCACCTCCatttccccaggagcaggacaccCATCCCTCTCTGGTGCAGGACCCCCATTTCTCATGGCATAAGATCCCACCACTCCTGGGGGAAGGACTCCATTCCTCCCGGGGCAGCACCCCCATTTTCCCATGGGGCAGGACCCCCATTTTCCCATAGGGCGGGACCCCCATTTTCCCATGGGTAGGGCCAGGATCCCCATTGTCCCAAGGGATGAGACCCCCTTTTCCCCATGTGGCAagctcccttccctcccagggcaggacctCCGTTTCCCTGTggagcagccccccagccctcacTGCAGGGGCACACTCACATAGAAGGGGTCCCCCTGGAGCGGCCCCTGCACCAGGGCAACACAGGGATACTGCAGCAGGGCCACCAGCGCTGACAGTGCCATGGCCAGCCCGTAGAGCTTCCCAAAGTGCTGCGGAGGAAACCTGCCAGGCACCCATGTCACCAACGGGCATCTCCTGGCACCCTGACAGCCCCACCCCAGTACCCTGTCCTGACACCTCCACAGTGTCACCTGCCCCCCTCCAGTGCCACTGCCATCCCCTGCCACCCCATGCTGACCATGCCACCCTGTCTGTCCCCTGCCACACCCACAACGACCGTGTCTCCATGCCCTGCCACCCCTGCGTTCCCCGTGGCCGTGGCTGTCCCCACGCACTCACGCGATGGCCAGGAAGGCGGCGTTGCCGCCGTACAGGAAGGAGCGGCTGATGACCTGCAGCACGAAGGTGCCGAACTGGGCGGGCAGGACAGGCACGGCGGCGAACACGGAGAAAAGCAGGCACAGCGCCACCGTCACCACCAGCGACAGCACCGCCGACCGCAGGTCTGCCAGCGCGGCCAGGATCCCTGTGGGCACGGGGGTCACGGCAGGGGGACACGGCCCTCCCGTGTCCCTTCTCCAGGTGCCGTGGGCTCGGGCACAGTGGTGGTGGCAGCAATGAGGACATAGGGGACAGGGAGCACAGGACGGGGAAGGGTGTTACCCCCCCATAGTGTGGGGCCAAGGAGTGCTTCCGCTTGGGGTGAAGGGCCGTGGGGGTCAATTACCCGCGGGGcatgggctgggggctcagtTACCCTCGGGGCGGGGGCCCTTCCCCCGCTTGTGCCGGTCGAGGATGAGGCCGTTCCAGGGGGCACAGAGCACCCCGCAGAGCTGGGTGAAGGCGAAGGCGTTGGTGTACGTGCTCACTGTGAGGAGACAGCGTCAggcgggcggggccggccccGGGGTCCCCGCTGTGTCCCCCCCGCTGCCATGCCTTACCCAGGGCGTGGTCCCCGTGTGCCAGGTGCTCGAGCTGCGGGTTGAGGGTGCCGATGAACAGGTAGTGGCGCAGCTGCATCACCGAAAGCCAGGCCACGTGCCAGGCGAAGAGCCACGAGCAGGCGCAGGTCCGGAACGGCGTCCCGGGGGTGTCCCCACCTGTGCAGGTGTCAGGGTGGGGCACATACAGACACACCCCCCCCGGCCACACCCACACCTTGTCCCTGCCACCACTGGGGCCTCACAGCCACCGGTATGACCCTGACCATTTTGTGTCTCACCGTACCCACCCTTTGACCACGCTCATACACTGCCACACCCAGCACTTTCTCATTTGCATATCCTCGCTGTCCTCCAGCCGCCACATCAACAGCCACGCCCACCCACCAAAAGGCCACACCAATCTATTTGCATATGCATGAAGCCCTCCAACCAGGCCATGCACAGCCACGCCCCCAGGTCACACCGCTTATTTACATGGCACTGCCCACAGTCAGCTGTGGTCACGCCCACCCGATCAAGCCCCTCCGCCAAATATAAGCCCCACCCCACTAACGAGATTCCCACTCCGGCACCTCGAGCTATGGGGGGTTCCAGGGGTGTCTCCTCGGGTCCGGCCTCTCCCCGTGTTTGCTTGTCCTTGTGGGCTCGGTAGGAGCGGGAACGCCGCCGGCACTGCAGCCTGCGGCAGCGCCTGTGTCACCCCGCGTCCGCCTGCCGGGGCTAGACCTGCCCAGGGGACAGGACCCTCTGCCCGCAGGGTGGGATCCAGCCCCCCCCAGgccccctctgcccagggcacaggcacCTCCCATACCCGTAGTCGTAGTCGGGGGGCAGCGGGTAGGGGATGCGGCTGCGCGGCATCAGGAAGAAGGTGCGCAGGAggtgccaggcactgcaggctgccaggAAGAGGAACATGGCCCGCAGGGACAGCCCGTGCTCGTATAGCAGCTGGGGGCAGGGACAGAGTCAGGGACAGAGACAGACTGCCAGCGGCCACCTACTCACACCATATAGGTGTGTCCCTATATGTGGCCCCAGCAGTGACCCGGCTGTGTCCCACACTGTGTCCCCAATACATCCGTAGATGTGAGCCAGCTGTTCTTAGCTCTGTCCTCCCCTGCCGCCACTGCCACGTCCCTCGCACCCACCTTGACGATGAGGAAGATGGCAGAGGAGGAGTCAAAGGCCCCGTTGTAGAGGGTGATGATGATGGAGCGGTAGTTCCCAAACAGGTTCCCCACCTGGCACCAAGAGACCCCTGTGTGCCATCAGAGCCCTGCATGCCATACAGGGTGTCCTGCCACCACGTGGGTGTCAGGGTGCAGGGGTAACCCACCTGCATGttggtgaggatgaggaggatgcCACCCACCGACAGCATGGACATGGCCGGGAAGAGCAGCACcgccagctctggggacacagggtTCAGTGGGGACAGGGGTTACCAAAGAGgtccccccagggctggggaccccCTGGCCACAGGGTCTCACCTGGGGTGGAGAAGGCGACGAGCAGGGTCCCACCAGTGTAGAGGGAGCTAAAGAGGACAGTGGTGACACGTGGGGACAGGAATCACAGGTGAttcccctcccccagccctttGGAAGCCAGGCCACCCCAATAACCCCCATTCTCAGCAGCCCCCCGCcgtgtcccccgtgtcccctggcGCAGGGCTCACATGGCGATGAGGCGCGCAGCCGTGGTGCCGAAGCGGTCGAAGATGACGCCCATGGGGAAGGTCATGAAGTTGTTCATGAAGGAGCCAATGGTGAAGACCAGGGAGAACTGCTCATCCTGCCCACTGCAGTCTGGGAACGGCCATAAGTGGGgcatggggacactgggaataCCACGGGTGTGGGGACGCAGGCACCCGGGGACACAGGTCAGTGGAGATGCAGGGGACACCGGGCATGTGGGGACACCACGGACATGATGTTACTGGAGACATGGACTGGGGGACAGTAGGCACATGGGCTTggagacagcagggacacagagcactgcagggcaTCGGGACACCGCAGACAGCAAAGACAAAGGCACAGGCAGaatggggacatgggacagctcagggcagcGGGACAGCGGGGTCACGAGGCAGGGGaccatggggacacagggggtcCATACCAGACCCCAGGGTGAGgttggggctgggggtggtggagggctggcacagcccctcaAAGTAGCCCAGGTCCTTGAGGACGAAGACGAGGGAGGCCCAGCCGAAGATGATGCCGCAGAAGGCGCCGCACTCCAGCAGCCCTGACAGGAGCGTCCCCAGGCGCTTGGccagccccgcgccccccgccaTGGCCCCGGCCCAGGCGGCCACGGGCCCGGCCTGGCACCAGCCTGGGGCGTCTTCGCCAAGCCTGTGGGTGACAAGGGCCAGGCATCACACCGTGCTGGTGCCCACCGGGGGcatggggacacctgggtgCTCAGGGGCACATAGAAGCACGAGGCCAGCTGGGTAAAGGGCACCGTGGCCCCGGTTCTGCCTCTTTTCCCTGGCCACAGTGGCTGGTACCTGGCTGCCATGTGccagggtgcagggcagggccctGCAGCAGTCGGAGctcacacacctggggacagctggtgACATGTGGCACACAGCCAttgacagacacacacacagagatttacaggggcacacacacacatttataaGCACACACTCAGGTTTGCAGGTATGCACACCTGCACTGTGCCTGCTGATTCCTGTCCTGCACCCTTCACCCACCAGCAGGAGTGCCTCCTGTTGGCACTGTCACCttcactgctgccctgcagtcTGACCCCCAGCAGTGTGGCTGGGACACATCTCCACACCCCCAGTGACTCCCCCCTAATCTCCCGGGAGCACACTCAGGTCCCCCAGGCTGCCAGTCCCTGATAGTGCCTTGGGCCCCCTGATAGCACCTCGGGCCCCCTGATGGGGGCTCAGTCCCCTCACTGTGCCAGGACccccctgtgctgtccctctTGCCCCaagccagcctggcccaggacCTGGCACAACTCTGGGGACACTGGCACACTGCTAGGCACCCTGGTGCGTGCTCTGGTAACACTCCCCTGGGAACACCAACATCctcccagggacaccagcaACCCCAGGGGACCTGGCACAAGCCTGGGGACACGGGCACACTGCTGCGCACCCCGATGTGAGCACTGGGGACATCACAACAACACACctcaccccagggacaccagcacccagctggggaCCTGGCATGGCCCTTGGGAAACTGGCACTCTTCCTGGTGAcgctggcacagcccctggggaaaTTGGCACCCCCTCAGGGACACCAACACACCCTCCCCCCTGGGGCCTGGCACAGTGCTTGGGAAACTGGGACAATCCCTGGAgatgctggcacagggacacaggcacactgcagggacagtgacacaCCCCCCCAGGGCCCAAGCACATGCCCTGAGGCCCTCCCTTGgggaccctggcacagccctcagGGACACCGTCACATCTCTGGGACCCTGCCACCCCCTGGGGGATCCTGTCATGTCCCCAGGAATCCCCTCACACTGCTGGGGACCGTGATATGTCTCCTGAGGACACTGTTACCCCAAGCACTGCGCTGCCCTGGGGGCTGTCACCGTGCTGGGGCTGACAACAGGTCACCCCACAAAGCAGCTTGGACTCCCCCGTGACCCACAGCTGGGTGCCAAGGGCACCAAGGCCACATCACCCCCAGCTCACTGTCCTCCGTGTCCCCCCACCTCCCTcagccacacacagcctggccctgctgcccctgtcACCGTGTCACTGCCTAGGGCCTGTCGCTGTCCCGCTGCCCTGCCCGCTGTAATGAGGGTAATGAGCCTCATTATAGTGACCAGCAGCTACAGATTAACCTGCACAGAGCCGGGGGGGGGGCAGCCCGGGGGGACCTGTACTGTTCTTACCCACTCGGGGGGCTAAAAATAGTACAGGCaggggctgtgacagcagctgggggGCACCGGGGCTCCCTGACATGTGGGGGTCACTGCCTGGGGCACCCCAAGCTACTCATTATGGGTGCCAGCCACTGGGCCTGACTGGGGTGTCCTGGACACGCTATCCCTGCCAGCCACACGGGTGTGTCCCCTCAGCAGTGACCCCCCCATACCGGTGAGCCCCCCATGCCGGTGAGCCCTACACgagggagcaggaggctccGCCTCGGGTCGGGGGTTCGCAGCATCAGTGACTCTgtcctctctgtccctgctgtgtctccccagctccccccggGCCGTGAAGGGGCAGGCGGGGTCACAGGACCTCCGGGGCCTGCCCTAGGGCTGGGTGCCCCTCCCCACCCCGCTGCCCCTGCGGGACGCGGTGTCCTGGGACGGGCACTGCCCGCGGCTTCcggagcaggggcagccccggccgcgGGGACTTGGCCCGCACACGTTTGGCGGGGGGACACACGCGTGTCCCGGGGGTGGGCAGCCGTGGGGCTCCGCCGTGCCggccccccgagccccccccaCGGCCCGGGGCAGACGCAGCTCCGCCACGCGTACCCCCGGCACCGCCCCGGCCACCCCGGCCACCCGCACCGCCACCACGCCGAGACCAGCCCCGCAGACCACGGGGCCAGGGCCCTCGGTCCCCCCTCTTCCGCAACCTCCCGTCCTGGTCACAACCCCCTCCCCCCGCCGCTCCGTGTCCATCCGGGCCCCTCCGCGCCCCGCGGCTCCTCCCGCCGCATCCCCGCTCCGCTCACCCGCctcccgcccggcccggcggggagGGGACCGGGCTCTCCCCGCCCCGGCGCTCCCGGTGCTCTCGGTGATCTCGGTGCCCCCGGTGCCGCGGCCCCTCCCGCCCCCCCCCACCGCGGGCGGAGCAGAGCGGAGCCGCCGGGCCTGGCCGGGCCCCGCCCCCGGGCCCGGCCGTTCGGGGGGGCGCGGAAAGCGGCCTCGGTGGAGCGGCCCCGGTCACCCGTGGGTCCGCCCAGGAGGGGCCGTCCCGGCACGGAGCCCTTCCCCGCCGTTCCGCCCCCCGCGGGTGGGCCCTCGGCCTGTCCAGGTGCGACACCTCACCTGCCGCCCGCTCCCAAGGTGCGCCCACGGTGGCGCCACCCTCGGGCCACCCTTGGGTCTCCCTTCTGGTCACTCTTGGGCCAGTTCTCAGTGATGCTTGGGTCACCCCTTAGGCCATTCCTGGACACCACAGGACTACCCTTGGGCTACCCCTGGGCCACTACCGCTGTGCCATCCCAGAGCCATTCCCATGCCACCCCGCTGTGTTGTgctgtgtcccctggctgtccctggtcCCCCACCCCCTGCCTTCGCCCCGCCCCGacactgctgtccctcctgtcaCCCTCCCCTCCACATcctctcctctgtccctctgtccatccACCAGTGCTTGCAGCCACCCGgtctgtccccacctgtccccactgctgcagcttctcatctgctctgccagctgcccttCTGTCTGTTCATCAACCGTCCATCTGTCCATCACCCATCCATCTGTCTGTCACCCATCCATCTGTCCATCATCGGTCTGTCTGTCACCTGTCCATCTGTCCCCCTCCAATCACAACTCTATCCATCCTATCCATCTGTCCCACAACCATCCAGCTGCCCATTACCTGCCCTTCCCTCCAcctgtccatctgtctgtcctccccatccctcacCCATCTCTCCATTCGTCCACCCCCTCTCCAGATGTTCTCCGTGCATCTATCTGTCCATCTgtccttctctccttctgtcCACTTGTCCATCAATCCATCCTCCACCTCTCAGTCCACCCATCtgtcccctccttccttccatcctccACCGTCCATACGTCCGCCCGTCCCCTCCCTACCcactctgtcccagctccccagcgAGTGGGCACCCGCAGGCCCCCGGGTGGGCTCCCCCTCCCCGGCGCAGATCGGCGCTGTCCGGCCGGGGGCTCCGCGGCCGGGCTGGGGGCACGGGCGGGGGGAGCGGATGGCGGCCCCTGAGTCAGCCCCGCGCCGCCCACGCCCCCTCCCACGGCTGCCGCCGCACCAGCTTGTGGCATTTCGCTCGCCGGAGACGGCGCCGCAAACACGCGCCGGTGCcagccggtgccggtgccgccgCAGCCCGCGCGGCCACGCGTGTCCCCCCACGCGCGGCACCGGCGCGGGGCCGGTGCATCCCGCACCGCTGCCACCCGCTCtgccccgggccgggcggcgcCGCGGTGGCACCACGGACAGCGCCGGTCCGGCACCGCGAACAGCGCCGCGGTCCCGCGTGGGTGCGGACCACCGCCCACCGCGCCCTCCCGGCGGCTCGCTGGGTGCGgggctcccggccccgccgcaccCACGCCGGGGACAGCCCCCGCGGGGTCCCGCCGTCCATGAGGGCACCAAAGCCCGGCGCCGGGGCAGGGATcgtgggacagagggagggagggagggacggacggacggacagacggacggacggacggacggagACCACTCTCCGTGTCCCGCGCTCACAGTTCCCCACGCGAGCCCCGCGCACTTTCCCCGTGGGGGGAGCCCATCACACCCCTGTGTCCCCGTTGGGGGTCCCTCTCCTGACTCCCGCAGGGCGTGGCCCCAAGCGGGCGCCCGCAGCGCGTCCCCCGCCGTCCCCGCCGTCCCCGCCGGGAGTCCCTATGCCCACCCGTGTCCCGCCTGGGGCGTGCCAGTCCGGGAAGGGTTAAACGGCGGGACCGGCGCGGGGGGCGGAGCGGCCGCCCCGGGATAAGGCGCGGCGCGGGGAGGGCTCAGCCCCACGGAGCCGCGGGCAGCGCCGCGCCGAGCCCACCCGTGCCCGAGCCCGAGCCCACCCGTGCCATGCCCCGGGGTGGCGGCGGCTGCTGCTcccggcggcgcggcgggggcgaAGGGGGCGAGCAGCCCCCCCCGGCACCGGCCATGACCCCGCGGGTGGGCAGCGCCTGAGCGGCCGCTCCGCCATGCGGCCCCCCACGGCTCGGGACCTGCCCCCAGGTAGGCGCGGGGTCGGGCGGGGTCCCACGGGTGTCGGGTGGACCCTGGGGTGCCACCCGGAGACCTCGGTCCCGGCTCGGGGCGCCCCGCGGCGCTCGGGGTGCGGGCGCCCCGGGGTGAGTAGGGAGTCCCCGGTGCGCGGGGACACCGGGGCCGCCCCGGAACGCGCGGCCCGGCGCGGGGGCGCAGTCCCAGGGCACCCCACGTTGAGTTCCCCGC
This sequence is a window from Serinus canaria isolate serCan28SL12 chromosome 5, serCan2020, whole genome shotgun sequence. Protein-coding genes within it:
- the LOC127059635 gene encoding basic proline-rich protein-like codes for the protein MPGWVPLPTPLPLRDAVSWDGHCPRLPEQGQPRPRGLGPHTFGGGTHACPGGGQPWGSAVPAPRAPPTARGRRSSATRTPGTAPATPATRTATTPRPAPQTTGPGPSVPPLPQPPVLVTTPSPRRSVSIRAPPRPAAPPAASPLRSPASRPARRGGDRALPAPALPVLSVISVPPVPRPLPPPPTAGGAERSRRAWPGPAPGPGRSGGRGKRPRWSGPGHPWVRPGGAVPARSPSPPFRPPRVGPRPVQVRHLTCRPLPRSALSGRGLRGRAGGTGGGSGWRPLSQPRAAHAPSHGCRRTSLWHFARRRRRRKHAPVPAGAGAAAARAATRVPPRAAPARGRCIPHRCHPLCPGPGGAAVAPRTAPVRHREQRRGPAWVRTTAHRALPAARWVRGSRPRRTHAGDSPRGVPPSMRAPKPGAGAGIGVAPSGRPQRVPRRPRRPRRESLCPPVSRLGRASPGRVKRRDRRGGRSGRPGIRRGAGRAQPHGAAGSAAPSPPVPEPEPTRAMPRGGGGCCSRRRGGGEGGEQPPPAPAMTPRVGSA
- the SLC43A3 gene encoding equilibrative nucleobase transporter 1 isoform X1, whose amino-acid sequence is MAGGAGLAKRLGTLLSGLLECGAFCGIIFGWASLVFVLKDLGYFEGLCQPSTTPSPNLTLGSDCSGQDEQFSLVFTIGSFMNNFMTFPMGVIFDRFGTTAARLIAISLYTGGTLLVAFSTPELAVLLFPAMSMLSVGGILLILTNMQVGNLFGNYRSIIITLYNGAFDSSSAIFLIVKLLYEHGLSLRAMFLFLAACSAWHLLRTFFLMPRSRIPYPLPPDYDYGLQCRRRSRSYRAHKDKQTRGEAGPEETPLEPPIARGGDTPGTPFRTCACSWLFAWHVAWLSVMQLRHYLFIGTLNPQLEHLAHGDHALVSTYTNAFAFTQLCGVLCAPWNGLILDRHKRGKGPRPEGILAALADLRSAVLSLVVTVALCLLFSVFAAVPVLPAQFGTFVLQVISRSFLYGGNAAFLAIAFPPQHFGKLYGLAMALSALVALLQYPCVALVQGPLQGDPFYMNLGLITVVLVAFVSPLVVARECQRRAKELGMAGTPLAAPPSTEINAETPH
- the SLC43A3 gene encoding equilibrative nucleobase transporter 1 isoform X2; amino-acid sequence: MAGGAGLAKRLGTLLSGLLECGAFCGIIFGWASLVFVLKDLGYFEGLCQPSTTPSPNLTLGSDCSGQDEQFSLVFTIGSFMNNFMTFPMGVIFDRFGTTAARLIAISLYTGGTLLVAFSTPELAVLLFPAMSMLSVGNLFGNYRSIIITLYNGAFDSSSAIFLIVKLLYEHGLSLRAMFLFLAACSAWHLLRTFFLMPRSRIPYPLPPDYDYGLQCRRRSRSYRAHKDKQTRGEAGPEETPLEPPIARGGDTPGTPFRTCACSWLFAWHVAWLSVMQLRHYLFIGTLNPQLEHLAHGDHALVSTYTNAFAFTQLCGVLCAPWNGLILDRHKRGKGPRPEGILAALADLRSAVLSLVVTVALCLLFSVFAAVPVLPAQFGTFVLQVISRSFLYGGNAAFLAIAFPPQHFGKLYGLAMALSALVALLQYPCVALVQGPLQGDPFYMNLGLITVVLVAFVSPLVVARECQRRAKELGMAGTPLAAPPSTEINAETPH